One window of Polycladomyces subterraneus genomic DNA carries:
- a CDS encoding cold-shock protein encodes MLQGTVKWFNADKGFGFIEVEGRDDVFVHYSAINGVGFKTLDEGDKVSFEITKGNRGDQAVNVVKL; translated from the coding sequence ATGCTACAAGGAACCGTTAAATGGTTTAATGCTGACAAAGGGTTCGGGTTTATCGAAGTGGAAGGCAGAGATGACGTATTCGTTCATTACTCCGCGATCAATGGTGTAGGATTTAAGACATTGGATGAAGGCGATAAAGTGAGTTTTGAAATCACGAAAGGCAACCGTGGTGATCAAGCCGTCAACGTGGTGAAGCTGTAA
- the prfB gene encoding peptide chain release factor 2 (programmed frameshift), with the protein MSLGELKQEVTNTAKRLADIRGSLDLDQKKARIAELEAQMTAPDFWDDQQQAQKVIDEANGLKAQVETMTKLEQAHEDLQVLLELAAEEDDESLLEEAEETIRSLKKEMTQFELSLLLSEPYDKNNAILELHPGAGGTESQDWASMLLRMYTRWAERRGYKVETLDYLPGEEAGIKSVTLLIKGHNAYGYLKAEKGVHRLVRISPFDASGRRHTSFVSANVMPEVDDDVEVEIKPEELKIDTYRSSGAGGQHVNTTDSAVRITHLPTGIVVTCQSERSQIKNRERAMKILKARLYERMMEERRKQIDQLKGEQTEIGWGNQIRSYVFHPYSLVKDHRTQVEVGNVQAVMDGEIDVFIDAYLRQKIGGQQPKK; encoded by the exons ATTTCATTGGGCGAACTGAAGCAGGAAGTAACCAATACAGCCAAGCGATTGGCGGATATCAGGGGGTCTCTT GACCTCGACCAGAAAAAAGCGCGCATTGCGGAACTGGAAGCGCAAATGACTGCTCCCGACTTCTGGGACGATCAGCAACAAGCGCAAAAAGTGATCGACGAGGCCAATGGGTTGAAAGCCCAGGTCGAAACGATGACCAAGCTGGAGCAGGCACACGAAGACCTGCAGGTCCTGTTGGAGCTGGCCGCCGAGGAGGACGATGAGTCGCTCCTGGAGGAAGCGGAAGAAACGATCCGTTCGCTCAAAAAAGAGATGACGCAGTTTGAGCTGAGTCTCCTGTTAAGCGAACCCTACGACAAAAACAATGCCATCCTGGAGCTCCACCCCGGCGCAGGCGGGACCGAATCGCAGGACTGGGCGTCGATGCTTCTCCGGATGTATACGCGTTGGGCTGAACGCAGAGGGTACAAGGTGGAAACACTGGATTACCTGCCTGGTGAGGAAGCGGGCATCAAAAGCGTCACGCTGTTGATCAAAGGGCACAATGCCTATGGATATCTCAAAGCGGAAAAAGGCGTACACCGTCTGGTACGGATTTCGCCGTTCGACGCGTCCGGGCGCCGGCATACGTCGTTTGTCTCCGCCAACGTCATGCCGGAAGTGGATGATGACGTTGAAGTGGAGATCAAGCCGGAAGAGCTCAAAATTGACACGTATCGTTCCAGCGGCGCCGGGGGACAACACGTCAACACGACCGATTCGGCGGTGCGGATCACGCACTTGCCCACCGGCATCGTCGTAACATGCCAATCGGAGCGTTCGCAGATCAAAAACAGGGAACGCGCGATGAAAATCCTGAAGGCGCGTCTGTATGAACGCATGATGGAGGAGCGGCGGAAACAGATCGACCAGTTGAAAGGGGAGCAGACGGAGATCGGTTGGGGCAACCAGATCCGATCTTATGTCTTCCACCCCTACAGTTTGGTCAAGGATCACCGCACGCAGGTGGAGGTAGGCAACGTGCAAGCCGTGATGGACGGAGAGATCGATGTATTTATCGACGCGTATCTCCGTCAAAAAATCGGCGGCCAACAACCGAAAAAGTGA
- a CDS encoding GntR family transcriptional regulator, which translates to MNITISHSSKEPIYQQIIDQIRDQILKGAVRPGDPLPSIRQLARDLRVSVITTKRAYEELEREGLIRSVVGKGSYIAPGNTMDTLREQRISQLRCRLQQLVEEAAELGLSREELITWVRQCDCGEDQE; encoded by the coding sequence TTGAACATCACGATTTCCCACTCTTCGAAAGAACCGATCTACCAACAAATCATCGACCAGATCCGGGATCAGATTTTGAAAGGCGCCGTCCGTCCGGGAGATCCACTGCCCTCCATCCGGCAATTGGCCCGGGATTTACGGGTGAGCGTCATTACGACGAAGCGCGCATATGAAGAATTGGAACGGGAGGGATTGATCCGATCCGTGGTTGGGAAAGGATCCTACATCGCTCCGGGAAACACCATGGATACGCTCCGGGAGCAGCGAATCTCCCAACTACGGTGCCGTTTGCAACAACTGGTGGAGGAAGCCGCAGAACTTGGTTTAAGCCGGGAAGAATTGATCACTTGGGTACGACAATGTGACTGCGGGGAGGATCAGGAATGA
- the secA2 gene encoding accessory Sec system translocase SecA2, producing MLGLLKKLIPDANERELKRCYKIADQIEALEPEVSKLSDVELRNKTDEFKARLAEGETLDDLLPEAYAVVREAAKRVLGMRHFYVQLVGGIVLHNGDIAEMKTGEGKTLVATLPAYLNALEGKGVHVVTVNDYLAKRDKEWMGQVFEFLGLSVGLNLPGLTPEEKRAAYQADITFGTNNEFGFDYLRDNMVLYPEQIVQRDLHFAIVDEVDSILIDEARTPLIISGQANKATDLYYVADQLVRRLRPEEDYTVDEKTKAVSLTEQGVSKAEKFLGVDNLYDVKNITLNHHVQQALKAHVLMKRDRDYVVNEDGVVIVDEFTGRLMHGRRYSDGLHQAIEAKEGLQVQRESMTLATITLQNYFRLYKKLAGMTGTAKTEEEEFRKIYGMNVVQIPTHRPMIREDMTDLLYKTEEAKFKAVVEEIVRRHKKGQPVLVGTVSIEKSEQLSRMLKKRGIPHQVLNAKNHEREAEIIAQAGQKGAVTIATNMAGRGTDIVLGEGVAELGGLHVIGTERHESRRIDNQLRGRSGRQGDPGSSQFYLSLEDDLMRRFGSDSIKNMMDRLGMEDDQPIEGKMFTKAVENAQKKVEGMNFDARRWVLQYDDVLNQQREIIYKQRREVLFSDNLRDVVLNMAKDVIEHVVKAHTSEDTLPEEWDLESILDYMESNLLPPGTVSEADLQDKEPDEIIDTLYEAVEKNYDQRVEEIGFDRMQEFSKVVILRTVDRKWMDHIDAMDQLRQGIHLRAYGQTDPLREYQFEGFEMFEQMVREIQEEVVKYIMKSSVGEEIEREQVAVNTTAVHSDSPDKEEAKRQPVRRAEKVGRNDPCPCGSGKKYKHCCARAQQTG from the coding sequence ATGCTGGGTTTGCTCAAAAAGCTGATCCCGGATGCCAACGAACGCGAATTGAAACGTTGCTATAAAATTGCCGACCAGATCGAAGCGCTGGAACCGGAGGTCTCCAAACTTTCCGATGTAGAGCTCCGGAACAAAACGGACGAGTTTAAAGCGCGCTTGGCGGAAGGTGAAACCTTGGACGATCTGCTTCCGGAAGCGTATGCGGTCGTTCGGGAAGCAGCAAAACGCGTGCTGGGCATGCGCCATTTTTACGTTCAGCTGGTGGGTGGTATTGTTCTGCACAACGGCGACATCGCCGAGATGAAGACCGGTGAGGGGAAAACCCTGGTCGCCACATTGCCGGCGTATTTGAACGCCCTGGAAGGCAAGGGCGTCCACGTCGTGACGGTGAACGACTACCTGGCCAAACGGGACAAAGAGTGGATGGGTCAGGTGTTTGAATTCCTCGGCCTGAGCGTTGGATTGAACCTTCCTGGGCTCACTCCCGAAGAAAAGCGTGCCGCTTACCAGGCGGACATCACTTTCGGGACCAACAACGAGTTCGGATTTGACTATCTGCGCGACAACATGGTGTTGTATCCTGAGCAGATCGTGCAACGGGATCTGCATTTTGCCATCGTGGACGAGGTGGACAGCATCCTGATCGACGAAGCGCGGACGCCGCTCATCATTAGTGGGCAGGCCAACAAGGCGACCGATTTGTATTACGTAGCCGATCAGCTGGTGCGCCGCCTCCGCCCGGAAGAGGATTACACGGTGGACGAGAAGACGAAAGCCGTCTCTCTAACCGAGCAGGGTGTGAGCAAAGCGGAAAAATTCCTGGGTGTGGACAACTTGTACGACGTGAAAAATATCACATTGAATCACCACGTCCAACAGGCGCTCAAAGCGCATGTGCTGATGAAGCGCGACCGCGACTACGTCGTGAATGAAGACGGTGTCGTGATTGTGGATGAATTTACCGGTCGCCTTATGCACGGACGCAGATACAGCGACGGTCTGCACCAGGCGATTGAGGCCAAGGAAGGATTGCAAGTCCAACGGGAGAGCATGACGTTGGCAACGATCACGCTGCAAAACTATTTCCGCCTGTACAAGAAATTGGCTGGGATGACCGGTACGGCCAAGACGGAAGAAGAGGAATTCCGCAAAATTTACGGTATGAACGTAGTGCAGATCCCGACACACCGCCCGATGATCCGCGAAGACATGACGGATCTGCTCTACAAGACCGAGGAGGCCAAATTCAAAGCCGTCGTCGAGGAGATTGTCCGTCGGCACAAGAAGGGGCAACCCGTGTTGGTCGGGACGGTGTCGATCGAGAAATCGGAACAGTTGTCCCGCATGCTGAAAAAACGCGGTATTCCCCATCAGGTGCTCAACGCCAAAAATCACGAGCGCGAAGCGGAAATCATCGCGCAGGCGGGGCAAAAAGGTGCTGTTACCATCGCTACCAACATGGCCGGACGCGGAACGGACATCGTCTTGGGAGAAGGTGTGGCCGAACTGGGCGGATTGCATGTTATCGGCACCGAACGGCACGAAAGCCGCCGGATCGACAACCAGTTGCGCGGACGTTCCGGCCGGCAGGGCGATCCGGGCTCGTCACAGTTCTATCTGTCGTTAGAAGATGATTTGATGCGGCGGTTCGGCTCCGACAGCATCAAAAACATGATGGATCGTCTGGGGATGGAGGACGATCAGCCGATCGAGGGCAAAATGTTCACCAAAGCGGTGGAAAACGCCCAGAAAAAAGTGGAAGGTATGAACTTTGATGCCCGTCGTTGGGTGTTGCAGTACGACGATGTGCTGAACCAGCAACGGGAAATCATCTATAAACAGCGTCGCGAAGTGCTGTTTAGTGACAACTTGCGCGATGTCGTCCTCAATATGGCCAAAGACGTGATCGAACACGTGGTGAAGGCCCACACATCCGAAGATACGTTGCCGGAAGAGTGGGATCTGGAGTCGATCCTCGACTACATGGAATCCAACCTGCTTCCGCCCGGTACGGTGAGTGAAGCGGATTTGCAGGACAAGGAGCCGGATGAAATCATCGACACGCTGTACGAAGCCGTGGAAAAAAACTACGACCAGCGTGTGGAGGAGATCGGTTTCGACCGGATGCAAGAATTCTCCAAAGTGGTCATCCTGCGCACAGTGGACCGCAAATGGATGGACCACATCGATGCCATGGACCAATTGCGGCAGGGGATCCACCTGCGGGCGTACGGACAGACCGATCCGTTGCGTGAATACCAGTTTGAAGGCTTCGAGATGTTTGAACAGATGGTGCGCGAGATCCAGGAAGAAGTAGTGAAATACATTATGAAGTCCAGCGTGGGCGAAGAGATCGAGCGCGAACAGGTGGCGGTCAACACCACCGCTGTCCACAGCGATTCGCCAGACAAAGAAGAAGCCAAACGCCAGCCGGTCCGTCGGGCAGAAAAAGTGGGGCGCAATGATCCCTGTCCGTGCGGAAGCGGCAAAAAGTACAAACACTGTTGCGCCCGTGCACAACAAACGGGTTGA
- a CDS encoding ABC-2 transporter permease: protein MIFKDLRVQKYMFLVALFFAFVNMLLTRMNQLVNIVILAYMLITSSIQYDEKQRTSVLLNCLPITRRSYVASKYKYLPVYIDLCGDGVSGQSGRPVHRPIRI, encoded by the coding sequence TTGATCTTCAAAGATCTTCGTGTGCAGAAATACATGTTCCTCGTCGCGCTATTCTTCGCTTTTGTTAACATGTTGCTGACCAGGATGAACCAGCTGGTCAACATCGTCATCCTCGCCTATATGTTGATCACAAGCTCCATTCAGTATGACGAAAAACAGCGAACATCCGTATTGCTCAACTGCCTCCCCATCACCCGCCGATCTTATGTCGCATCCAAATATAAGTATCTTCCTGTATACATTGATCTCTGTGGTGATGGTGTTTCTGGTCAATCTGGCCGCCCTGTTCATCGCCCGATTCGGATTTAA
- a CDS encoding HU family DNA-binding protein, producing MNKSELVDRVAAATGKTKKESAQVVEAVLSTIAEALRNGEKVSLVGFGNFEVRERAARTGRNPQTGEAIQIEASRVPAFRPGKQLKEAVNQ from the coding sequence ATGAACAAATCGGAACTGGTTGATCGCGTGGCTGCGGCGACAGGGAAAACGAAAAAAGAATCGGCTCAAGTGGTCGAAGCTGTGTTGAGCACCATCGCCGAGGCGTTGCGTAACGGTGAAAAAGTGTCGTTGGTTGGTTTTGGCAACTTTGAGGTTCGCGAGCGTGCCGCTCGTACGGGCCGCAACCCGCAAACCGGTGAAGCGATCCAGATCGAAGCCAGCCGGGTCCCAGCATTCCGTCCCGGCAAACAACTGAAAGAGGCCGTCAATCAGTAA
- a CDS encoding helicase-related protein — MFRIRPLDAPAVPTNGIRFHLPQLTPKQQEVASFLESWRDRPERTMLLWAVTGAGKTEVCLPLIRRTLQSGHRVLWVTPRRDVVDELHPRLKKAVEGVRVTAVHGGTRSAWADGELVIATAHQTWRMYRRFALVIVDEGDAFPLYGDPALQSGVDQSLCKDGKVVWVTATPPMVWQRKARQGELPVITLPARFHGHPLPVPERFGVRGLWNKVDHGRPVPPLSNYLRHLMETGKQGLIFVPRVSDLPCLLQWITRKFPDMTRFCTAVSGKERNRREIVERFRRGGIRVLLATSVLERGVTVPGCQVLVLGADHTVMDAATLVQMSGRAGRSPEDPDGIVWWISEEWTEAQRRAMREIKGMNRLAYQAGCLHAPESNDDRRMVVFTAWEMSVL; from the coding sequence TTGTTTCGCATTCGTCCTCTTGATGCCCCCGCGGTTCCCACCAACGGGATTCGCTTCCATCTGCCACAACTGACGCCCAAACAACAGGAAGTCGCATCATTTCTGGAAAGCTGGAGAGATAGACCGGAACGGACAATGCTGCTATGGGCGGTGACGGGAGCGGGCAAGACGGAGGTTTGTTTGCCGTTGATTCGCCGGACACTGCAAAGCGGGCATCGTGTGCTGTGGGTGACACCGCGACGCGATGTGGTGGACGAGTTGCATCCGCGTCTGAAAAAGGCAGTGGAAGGTGTTCGGGTAACGGCCGTTCATGGGGGGACGCGATCGGCATGGGCAGACGGAGAGCTCGTGATCGCTACGGCGCACCAAACCTGGCGGATGTACCGCCGGTTTGCTTTGGTGATCGTCGACGAAGGGGATGCTTTTCCATTGTATGGGGATCCTGCATTGCAATCGGGGGTTGACCAATCCTTATGCAAGGACGGAAAAGTAGTGTGGGTGACGGCTACTCCGCCGATGGTCTGGCAGAGAAAAGCGCGGCAGGGAGAATTGCCCGTTATCACCCTGCCTGCCCGATTTCATGGTCATCCGTTACCCGTGCCCGAACGATTTGGTGTTCGCGGTCTGTGGAATAAGGTGGATCACGGCAGACCTGTCCCGCCATTGTCCAATTATTTGCGCCACCTGATGGAGACGGGCAAACAAGGGTTGATTTTTGTGCCGCGGGTGTCGGATTTACCGTGTCTCTTGCAGTGGATCACCCGGAAATTCCCTGATATGACTCGGTTCTGTACTGCTGTGTCGGGAAAAGAGCGCAACAGAAGGGAGATCGTGGAGCGGTTTCGTCGGGGCGGGATTCGTGTGTTGCTCGCCACGTCTGTCTTGGAGCGAGGTGTGACGGTACCCGGTTGTCAAGTGTTGGTGCTGGGGGCGGACCATACCGTCATGGACGCCGCCACTTTGGTTCAGATGTCGGGTCGGGCGGGACGGTCACCGGAAGACCCGGATGGGATCGTCTGGTGGATCTCGGAGGAATGGACGGAAGCACAGCGGAGGGCGATGCGGGAAATTAAGGGGATGAATCGATTGGCGTACCAGGCGGGGTGTTTGCATGCCCCGGAGTCAAACGATGATCGGAGGATGGTGGTTTTCACTGCCTGGGAGATGTCCGTTTTGTGA
- a CDS encoding ComF family protein, which translates to MSCRSHPYPELMQNCSAVSYTPHTREVIRLYKYLGRERFARPIGEMMVSVAARRVRNMSYVPLHPFRLVGRGFNQSEQLARVIGKKWGVPVVSLLVRSLPTPPQSQRSRAERLRSMEGVFALHPSISADNLVAVNVCWWMTYIRPAPHWAPVPAYWYRLVVIRSVP; encoded by the coding sequence TTGTCCTGTCGCTCCCACCCGTATCCGGAGTTGATGCAGAACTGCAGTGCAGTCTCCTACACGCCCCACACTCGGGAAGTCATACGTTTGTACAAATATCTGGGCAGGGAGCGATTCGCCCGTCCGATAGGGGAAATGATGGTATCGGTCGCTGCTCGCCGGGTACGGAACATGTCCTATGTTCCCCTCCATCCCTTCCGGTTGGTAGGGCGAGGGTTCAATCAATCGGAACAATTGGCCCGCGTCATCGGAAAGAAATGGGGAGTACCGGTGGTGTCATTGTTAGTAAGGTCGTTACCCACTCCACCTCAAAGCCAACGATCCCGAGCGGAGCGTTTGCGGTCGATGGAGGGGGTCTTTGCATTGCATCCGTCGATCTCTGCCGATAATTTGGTCGCTGTCAATGTTTGTTGGTGGATGACGTATATACGACCGGCGCCACATTGGGCGCCTGTGCCCGCGTACTGGTACAGGCTGGTTGTAATTCGGTCCGTTCCCTAA
- a CDS encoding amino acid ABC transporter permease, protein MPIDWSVLVEYKDYFIRGFWTTIELTTVAVLVGLVIGLTLGMMRLSRSRWLVIPAQVYVDIFRGTPLLLQILAVHFAVIPTICEELLGVKPPDAIVSGFVALSLNAGAYIAEIFRGGIQSIEKGQMEAARSLGMTYGQAMRHVILPQAFKRMLPPLGNEFIALLKDSSLVTIIAVNDITYAAFTTAKNTFERWAPYIASAALYFILTYVLSRIVFFLENRYRTDRQEG, encoded by the coding sequence ATGCCGATCGATTGGTCTGTATTGGTAGAATACAAAGACTACTTCATCCGCGGATTCTGGACCACCATCGAATTGACGACGGTGGCTGTGTTGGTTGGGTTGGTGATCGGACTGACATTGGGAATGATGCGGCTTTCGCGCAGCCGGTGGTTGGTCATCCCGGCACAGGTGTATGTGGATATCTTCAGGGGAACGCCGTTGCTGCTGCAAATCCTGGCGGTTCATTTCGCCGTGATCCCCACGATTTGTGAAGAATTGCTCGGCGTGAAACCACCTGATGCGATCGTGTCCGGTTTCGTGGCCTTGTCACTTAATGCCGGGGCCTATATCGCGGAGATTTTCCGCGGCGGCATTCAATCCATTGAAAAAGGTCAGATGGAAGCGGCCCGCTCGCTTGGCATGACTTACGGACAAGCCATGCGACACGTGATTCTCCCGCAGGCGTTCAAGCGGATGTTGCCTCCGCTGGGCAATGAATTCATCGCCTTGCTCAAAGATTCGTCCCTGGTGACGATCATTGCGGTCAACGACATCACCTATGCCGCCTTCACCACAGCGAAAAACACGTTTGAACGCTGGGCCCCGTACATCGCGTCAGCCGCCCTGTATTTCATTTTGACGTACGTTCTTTCGCGCATCGTCTTTTTCTTGGAAAACCGCTACCGCACTGACAGACAGGAGGGATGA
- the hpf gene encoding ribosome hibernation-promoting factor, HPF/YfiA family, with the protein MNYVIRGNNLEVTEALRNFVEKKISRLEKYFDSPPSADAHIALSVIRDDHKVEVTIPFPGVLVRAEEKSADMYASIDLVVEKLERQIRKYKTKINRKLRQEGSLRSQLVENGNTPTLMEDEEEDPIQVVRTKRFQLKPMDVEEAIMQMEMLGHNFFVFANADTDEINVVYRRKDGRYGLIEPE; encoded by the coding sequence ATGAATTATGTCATTCGTGGAAATAACCTCGAAGTGACGGAAGCTTTGCGGAATTTTGTAGAAAAAAAGATCAGCCGTCTGGAAAAGTATTTCGACTCCCCTCCTTCCGCCGATGCACACATCGCTCTCAGCGTGATCCGCGATGATCACAAAGTGGAAGTGACGATTCCCTTTCCAGGCGTGTTGGTTCGCGCGGAAGAAAAAAGCGCGGACATGTATGCTTCCATCGATCTGGTCGTGGAAAAGCTGGAGCGCCAGATCCGGAAGTACAAAACCAAGATCAACCGCAAACTCCGTCAGGAAGGAAGCCTCCGTTCGCAGCTTGTTGAAAATGGAAACACCCCCACCCTTATGGAGGATGAAGAAGAGGACCCCATTCAAGTGGTTCGTACGAAGCGTTTTCAATTGAAACCGATGGATGTGGAAGAAGCCATCATGCAGATGGAAATGCTCGGACATAACTTCTTCGTATTCGCCAATGCGGATACGGATGAAATCAATGTAGTGTATCGGAGAAAAGACGGGCGTTACGGTTTGATCGAGCCTGAGTGA
- a CDS encoding amino acid ABC transporter ATP-binding protein — protein MIRVEHLRKQFSTLEVLKDISVEIQEKEVVCVIGPSGSGKSTFLRCLNLLEPISGGKVWVDGHDLTDPKTDINKVRTEVGMVFQQFNLFPHKRVIENITLAPIQVRGWNKEKAEAKAMELLEKVGLADKAQAYPEQLSGGQQQRVAIARALAMDPKVMLFDEPTSALDPEMVGEVLAVMKQLANEGMTMVVVTHEMGFAREVSDRVLFIDQGVIVEERPPNELFNAPKHERTRTFLSKVL, from the coding sequence ATGATCCGCGTCGAACATCTGCGCAAACAATTCAGCACATTGGAAGTATTGAAGGATATCAGCGTCGAAATTCAAGAAAAAGAAGTGGTCTGTGTGATCGGTCCCAGCGGTTCCGGGAAAAGCACGTTTTTGCGCTGTCTGAATCTGCTAGAGCCCATCTCCGGCGGCAAGGTGTGGGTAGATGGGCATGATTTGACCGATCCCAAAACGGACATCAACAAAGTTCGCACTGAAGTAGGCATGGTGTTTCAGCAGTTTAACCTGTTTCCACACAAGCGCGTGATCGAAAACATCACCCTGGCGCCGATCCAAGTCAGGGGTTGGAACAAAGAAAAAGCGGAAGCCAAGGCGATGGAGTTGTTGGAAAAAGTGGGCCTGGCGGACAAGGCCCAGGCTTATCCCGAACAGCTCTCCGGCGGACAGCAACAGCGCGTCGCCATTGCCCGCGCATTGGCGATGGACCCCAAGGTGATGTTGTTTGACGAGCCTACGTCAGCCCTGGACCCTGAAATGGTGGGCGAGGTATTGGCCGTTATGAAACAACTGGCCAACGAGGGGATGACGATGGTCGTTGTCACCCACGAGATGGGTTTCGCCCGGGAAGTGTCCGACAGAGTGTTGTTTATAGACCAGGGAGTTATCGTTGAAGAGAGGCCGCCGAACGAGTTGTTCAATGCTCCAAAGCACGAACGGACTCGTACCTTTTTGAGCAAGGTGCTCTAG
- a CDS encoding basic amino acid ABC transporter substrate-binding protein, with protein MQKWGVLILSLALLFSLAVTGCAKNDAGAGGIVKVGTDAAYPPFEKQGGDGKLTGFDIELMNAIAKAGGFEVDIQHAGWDPMLDAVKNGKLDAGISAISITDDRKKVYDFSDPYFDAKQLILVPANSNVQSLKDLKGKRIGVQTGTTGEIVVQKTFGKTYQGIKGYDDTPAAIDDLANGRVDAVVADNGVVLEYLKKLPAGKFKKVEDPSFEPEQYGIIVKKGNKELLKKINDGLKKVREDGTYKKIYEKYFGPMQ; from the coding sequence ATGCAAAAATGGGGAGTTTTGATCTTATCACTGGCCTTATTGTTCTCACTTGCAGTGACCGGTTGCGCCAAGAACGACGCGGGGGCCGGCGGCATTGTCAAAGTGGGGACCGACGCCGCCTATCCGCCGTTTGAGAAACAGGGAGGGGACGGTAAACTGACCGGCTTTGACATCGAACTGATGAACGCGATTGCCAAAGCCGGTGGCTTTGAAGTAGATATTCAACACGCCGGTTGGGACCCAATGCTGGATGCCGTGAAAAACGGCAAACTGGATGCGGGGATCTCGGCCATTTCCATCACGGACGACCGTAAAAAAGTGTATGACTTCTCCGACCCGTATTTTGACGCCAAACAGTTGATCCTCGTGCCGGCCAATTCCAACGTGCAATCGCTGAAGGATTTGAAAGGGAAACGGATCGGCGTGCAAACGGGGACAACTGGTGAAATTGTCGTGCAAAAAACATTCGGTAAAACGTATCAGGGCATCAAGGGATACGATGATACGCCGGCCGCGATCGACGACTTGGCCAACGGTCGTGTGGACGCCGTGGTGGCGGACAACGGCGTGGTGCTCGAATATCTGAAAAAACTGCCTGCCGGTAAGTTTAAAAAGGTGGAAGATCCGTCGTTCGAACCGGAACAATATGGGATCATCGTCAAAAAAGGGAACAAGGAACTGCTGAAGAAAATCAATGATGGTCTGAAGAAAGTCCGGGAAGACGGCACCTACAAGAAGATTTACGAGAAATATTTTGGTCCGATGCAATAA
- a CDS encoding ABC transporter ATP-binding protein: MMKSLEVRHLSKAFRGFALQDVSFSLEEGYITGFIGENGSGKSTTIKLILQLLIPDSEEIRIFGLDPSRHSQEIKERIGFVFDEHHFYEHLTIDEMKRIITPFYKRWNERLFQRYVRDFDLPIRKKIKHLSKGMKMKLSLAFALAHEPDLIIMDEPTSGLDPVFRREILDLLREIMLDERKTIFFSTHITTDLEQIADHIIFLHKGRVVWDETKDRIEETYALVKGDTRWLTPEARQALIGVRETDVGFEGLAADADQVHRLLGDRCVMEKPSLEDIIYFTIKGGRSA, encoded by the coding sequence ATGATGAAGTCATTGGAAGTCCGACATTTGTCCAAAGCCTTTCGGGGTTTTGCGCTTCAGGACGTCTCGTTCTCCTTGGAAGAGGGATACATTACGGGTTTTATCGGGGAAAACGGGTCAGGAAAAAGCACCACGATCAAGCTCATCCTGCAACTTCTGATCCCCGATTCGGAGGAAATTCGGATTTTCGGACTGGATCCATCCCGGCACAGTCAGGAGATCAAAGAGCGCATCGGCTTTGTGTTCGATGAACACCATTTCTACGAACATCTCACCATCGATGAGATGAAACGCATCATCACCCCTTTTTACAAACGATGGAATGAACGGTTGTTTCAACGTTACGTCCGTGATTTCGATCTACCGATCCGCAAAAAAATCAAGCATCTCTCCAAGGGAATGAAAATGAAGCTGTCGCTTGCATTCGCCCTCGCTCACGAACCGGATCTCATCATCATGGATGAACCCACATCCGGCCTCGATCCAGTCTTTCGTCGAGAGATACTCGATTTGTTGCGAGAGATCATGCTGGACGAGCGCAAAACCATCTTCTTTTCCACCCATATCACCACGGATCTGGAACAGATCGCCGACCACATCATCTTTCTGCACAAAGGTCGCGTGGTATGGGACGAAACCAAAGACCGGATTGAAGAGACGTATGCCTTGGTCAAAGGGGATACCCGATGGCTCACGCCGGAAGCGCGTCAAGCATTGATCGGCGTGCGGGAAACGGATGTGGGATTTGAAGGATTGGCAGCCGATGCGGACCAGGTACATCGTCTGTTGGGTGACCGTTGTGTGATGGAGAAGCCGTCGTTGGAAGACATCATATATTTTACGATCAAAGGAGGGCGTTCCGCTTGA
- a CDS encoding cold shock domain-containing protein, giving the protein MQGKVKWFNAEKGYGFIEREGGEDVFVHYSAIQEDGFKTLDEGQFVEFDIVEGPRGPQAANVTKIG; this is encoded by the coding sequence ATGCAAGGCAAAGTCAAGTGGTTCAACGCGGAAAAGGGCTATGGTTTCATTGAGCGCGAGGGTGGCGAAGACGTATTCGTTCACTACTCGGCCATCCAGGAAGATGGATTCAAAACCCTGGATGAAGGTCAGTTTGTAGAATTTGACATCGTGGAAGGTCCGCGTGGACCACAGGCTGCGAACGTCACGAAAATCGGGTAA